GAGTAGTAGGGGTGCAAGACATAAATCAAGTTCCAAaaccatgaaaaatatttagttGCATAGATGTCTACTGACTTCATAATAACTAATCCTAATCTGATACCCAATTCCATGTAAAAGACTCATGAAAGTAGCTTGTCTCACATTACATATATAAGATAAGTAATCCCAAATTAGGAAGGTTGTAAACCAAAAATAAGTTATTAGCTAGCAactttttaataagaaaatctGTAGTGAAAATAGAAAATTTCTAAATAGTACTAAGACTCTAAATTCCATATGTAGgaaaatatattagaaaaatcCCTAATTCTATTTTTCTTGGATCGCATCAATAACTTATAATTTGGTTCTTCTGCTGTGAAAGTATATGTTGTCTTGATTTTTCAACTGCATGATCAAATGAAAGTGTCATAGTGCTCATATCAATGTATCTTTATAGCTGCTAATTGGCCGTATTTACTTATAGTGATTGGTAAGATGGTTATTATTGATTACGCATTTGAGATCCTGTGGTTGAAGCTTATGATGTAAATTCTAAAATTAGATATTTCATAGTTTATTGTACAAATGTAAATTTCTTTCTTGAGgttttcattttccttttccCTAAACTTAAATCTTATCATgtcattttgatgttgatggagtTAGGAGCTTTTGTAAATTTAAAACAACAATGGAGAGAAAAATTACTACTGCTTTACTAATAGAATTGAAAAATCCTCTCTTCGGTTGCAAGAAAAAcagaaatcaaatcaatctAGCTCAAGTTAGCCTAGCTACTACCGAGTGTCAACTATAAAATAACCCAGAAACATAAACCCTACACCCCAAACAGCTCTTATTTAAACTGTTAGCCATGATCATTCTCTGCATCAGGGACCAAATGGACTCTCTTCTGCATTTCCCTCTTAACTGCCCAACCTCCTGTCAGTTCTCTTCCAGCTGTCCCTTTTCTTGaatattcttctttttctaattCTTCCTATAATATACCTTCAGAGAATGAGAATTTTGGCCCATCATACCTGCCACATCAACACTACTTATATCATTGCCGACTCCTTTATGAATAACCTTGTCCTCAATTGAAAAATGGAAATTGATTGATCACATCAGTATAAGACATCCATGTGGCTTCTTTATTTGTCTTGCCTTTCCACTTATCAGCAATAACACAGTTTGTTTGCCATTCTCGTTCACAGACTTTTGTTCCTACACCTCTTCAAGCTCAATGAGGTCTTCAGCTACCTCTAATTCTAATTGTAAATCAGAGTCAATCGGATGTTTTCCCACCATTTTTTTATGTTGAGAAAAATGAAATATTGGTTTTATCTTTGCGGCAGCTAGTAACTGTAATTCATATGGCACTTTCCCCACCTTCTTTTCAATGATAAAGGGCCCAAAATAATGAGCAGCAAGTTTAGGACAGATAACCTGCCTCAAGGAAAGGATCACCCACCTCAAATTCTACGCCTCTACTATGCTTGTTGGCTGCTCTAACCATCTGTTGCTGTGCTCTTGATAAATTAGAAGCTAGTTGTTTCAAGTTTCAACAGCTCATCCCTTGTTGCCAACTCCTGTGCCACAACTTCAGCCTTAGTTTGTCCTGAAAAAAGTTGTTGAAGTTTTGGATGGTCTTGAGCATAAACTACTTTAAATGGAGACATGCCAGCTGGTGTGGTACCAATGCTCTACCCAAGGAAGCCATTTACTCGAGTTTTGAGGTTGTTCTGAAGAGAAACAATGAAGATATTTCTCCAACCCTTTGTTCAAAACCTCAGTTTGTCTGTCTATTTCTGAGTTGTATGTAGTGCTCATACGCAATTGGTGCCTTCTAAACAGAATAGTTTTGACCAGAAATGGCCGAGGAAAAGTGGATCTTTGTCGCTTACAATGGATCTCAGTATTCCATGAAGTTAAACTATTTCCTTTGGAAAAAATTTAGTTACAACTTTGGTAGTGTATGGATGGTGTAATCCTAAGAAATGCACATTGGAGAATTTTAGAGTATTTTTGTATTTCTCTCTTGATTTTTACAAGGATTTATATGCATATTTATACATAGAGGATTACAACTaaaaaggaagcaaataatcaaataattataaAGATAATTAATGATTCTCATTTGTATCCAAAATGAGTAATCAATCAAATCATATCACTAGAAATAAGCAAATAAGTCAATACtaccccctcaagttggtgcatagatgttgcacatgcccaacttgcaaattaGATTATGATAGGATCCAATATCCACAGACTCACTAATTACTGCTTGCATCTTGTaattactttcaatgggagattctgctggtttacaccccGACACACCAGTTTCCTCTAAAAGATCCAGAATATACTTTCTTTGAGGGATaaagattctttttttttctgatcTGGCCACCTCAATACTTAGAAAATATTGAAACTTTTCTAGATCTTTGATTTAATATTCTTGAGCCAACAACCCTTTTAGTTGTGTCATTTTATCTTTAtcatcacctgtcaccactatatcatcaacatacataaTAAGAAAggtgatcttacccttgtgATGTTTTTTAATAAACAAGGTATGGTTAGCATTACTCTGTTGGTAACTAAAAGATATTATGGTTTTGCTAAACTTGTCAAACCAAGCTTTGGGAGATTATTTTAGTCTATACAATACCTTTTTTAATTTGCATAtctttccttgtgtcttctcattAGCAAACTAACAAATTCAGGAGGGATCTCCATGAGCACCTCTTTTTCTAAGTATCTATGGAGGAATGTGTTCTTCACATTAAACTGCTGTAAGTCTCAGTTCAAGTTGGTTGCACAAGATAATAagactctgattgagttcattttgcaACTGGGACAAATGTTTCTTGATAATCCACTCTATAGAGTTAAGTGAAATCTTTAGCAACTAATCTGGCCTTAAACCATTCAATTGTGCTTAGCctcagctttgtgtttcactaTGAATACCCACTTACAGCCAACTAGTTTCTTCTTAGGTGGGAGAGAGACAAGCTCTCACGTCTCATTTTTTGTCGGTATTTTCATCActtcaatcattgctccctTCCATTTAGGATTTCCTATAGAATAGACACAAAAGAAATAGACAAAGCAAACGCTTTATAGAAGGGAGACAAGGAATCATAAATgtaaagttagaaatagggtgtttggtacatgatctgatGCATTTTCTTTGTGTGATGGGTTTATCTAAATTATTAGAGCATTCAAGAGTTGAGGATAACTCATcaaaagaagaggaggaagattATTGACCCTGAGTAGACTGTATAATGGCTTCTTTTACCCCATTTCTCCTTGAATATTTTCTCAAATCTGGCTTATCCAAACGTCCAATTCTTTCTCCTTGATCAGATGTCTCCCCCTGTTTACTAGAACTCTCCCTCTGAACCACATCATTCAAAATCATAGAATTAGGGATTATCTCTTCTTTCTCATTGTTCCCCTTCTAAAGAGCTGAGTGGGTGGTACTGAAGTAGGATTTAATTTATCTGAAGGTAACATCCATAGTGACAATAATTTCTAAATAGAGGGTGATAACACCTGGATGCCTTTTGTGTCGCAGAATACCCAATAAACACACATTTGGGCTTTTGGATCCAACTATACTAGCGAGaaagcaaacacacccaaatacttttggtggaacaatGTAGTTTTTTCCTTACAGAACCTCCGAAGGACTCATAAAGTTGAGGATCTTGAGAGATATTCGATTGATAAGATAAGATCGAGCTATCTCCATTAAATGTAGCAATTCCATTTTATacactagtataaggacaacttgTCTGGTGTACTATCCTATTGGACTCTAAATAAGCAGAAAATTGACTATTCACACATTCTCTTCCATTATcagttttcaaaatttttatcttaGCATCAAATCGAGTACAAATGAAAAGattaaaaacaagaaaaaacatcacttttagctttaatcaaatatacccaagtcattcgagtgcaacaatctattaaccatcgattaccagataAGGAGACAGTTTAAATAGGCCCCCAAATATTAGAATGAATAGTCACAAAAATGAATTTggcttttattatgactcaaaagATAGGAGTTTTTAGTGagcttagcatactcacaagcaacATAAAATAACGAACCAAATTGAGTTCTATCAAACAAATTGTGATAGAGTTTTCCTAAGACAAAAAGGATGGATGCCCTAACCGCctgtgccactgtattatttccAGGTTGACATTCTTATTCTCTCCAAAACAGACTTGAGATACCATAGAACTTGTATCACCTACCAACATGTATAAGTCATCGTACAGTCTACCATTGCCACCAATTCTCTTCTTTGTGTGAAGGTCCTGAACAATACAATAATCaataaagaattcaattttacagttaagagcATTATTGATAGCACTGGCAAataaaaggttgacaggaaaATGGGGAACATGGAAGACAAATGCTAATTTAACATTACGTGCATAAATAACAGAATATGTTCCAGATATAGGAATAAAAGAGCTATCAGCAACACTgtctttggttagagaagggaaataattgagaaaatttTTAGAAGAGCCTGTCAATTGCACCAGAATTAATAATCCATGGGATAATATCAAGAGAACGGTATTACCTGACTTTACAGAGTTTGAATTTTATTAGAGGAAAAAAACTCAGTAACAGTTGTCTCTTTAGAGCAAATTAACTTGAACTCTGGAGGTACCTCGTTTCTCCCATGGCCTCTAGTGGGACGACCATGTAACTTCTAGCAAGTCTCCTTAGTATGTCTTGATTTTTCATAATAATCACAATGCAAGTGATTTTTCTGAGAATTAGGAGGCTGCGGGGTGCTTAAACTAGTAGCTAACACAGCCTTTTCAACTGGTACAATATAGAGTATAGCATGTCGATGACATTTCTATTATTGAACCTGGACATATGTCTCTTTTAGTGAAGGAAAAGGGTCTTTATCCAAAACTTGGACCTAAATTGGATCATATTCATTAAACCCTGCAAGAACATCATAAATCTGCtcatttttaatcattttttggAATTTGACCGTATCTCTAGTACAGTCTACTTGAAAGTGCTGATTGTAGTTAAGTTCTTGCCATAAGCTGGGAGATGGTCATTTCTCTCTGCTTAGTGCCATGAATCTTGTTCCAAATATCATAAATTTAGGCATCATTTCCAATCTTCAAATAAGTCAAGGATAATACCTTTTATATCTTTGCAGCAGTATCAAGCAATAAATAGGATTTAGAGGTATGAGATTATATAGCGTTAAGCAACCATATTATAACAAGATAATTATTTGAGTTCCATTGAGAGAAATCCATATCACTCTCATATTGTTGCTTCTTCTTACTAGTGATATAACCCTGCAGTCCTCCAGTTTTGATAAACAATAAATAACACCTCGACCAAGCAAGGTAATTGTTTTCATCATATTTTATTGGACTAATTTGCAAGAAAGGGTTATCAGAATTAGGAATTGAGGCCTTTTTACTTTCTGCCATGGTAAAAAGAATGAATAGTGACCCAAGATTGTGGGCACAAGAGAGCCTAACCAAATCACCAAAGAACCAGCTAGCTGCAGGAGGTGGCCGGAAACAAGTCGGCAACAGCGTCGAAGCTTACTGTGCCAAGAGGCAGCGTTGGACAGAGCCTCACGCACTGGAAAGGAGCACGTGGGATTCCAGCGTCAAAGCGGGACAACCAGCCAACGACTTTGCTGGTGGCAACGGTGAGGTGAAAAGAGGCCCTAAGTAGCGCAGTACCAAAACAGTAGATCTAGGATTTGTAAATCCTAAAaggaaaaatttaaattaaaactctaaaattagaaaaaagctCTAATTCCATAAAGAATTTTGGAGAATTTTAGAGTATTATTATTTCTCTCTTGATCTAAACAAAGATTTATATGCCTATTTATACACAGAGGATTACAACTAAAAAGgaaacaaataatcaaataattacaAAGATAATTAAGGATTCTAATTTGTGTCTAGAATCAGTAATCAATCAAATCATATCACTAAAAATCAGCAAATAATTCAATACACATATTTTGTAAGACATCCACTACCAAGAAAATAGCATCCTCTCCATGAGACCTAGGAAGAGCAGTTATAAAGTCTAAGTAAATATCTTCCCAAACCTGAGATGGTATAGGCAAAGGCTGAAGCAGGCCGTCAGGTGAGGCTGTTTCATATTTATGCTTTTGATTGATTAAGCATTTGGCCACCATTTGCTGTGAAGTCTTCGACATTTCAGGCAAGTACAAATTAGAAGCTAACCTCTTGTAAGCATGAAAAGGACCCCAATACCCCCCCAAAGTAGAAGAATGAAATTCATTTACTAATAGTGGAATCCAAGCTGAAGTTGTAGGAATCACCAACCTGCCTTTGTAGAATAGTCTTCCTTGAATCCAAGAATAATTTGGATGTGTGGATGCATTTGACTATATATCTTGAATGATTTATGCAATTATGGGTCAGCTTGGATCTCCGTTTCAATTCCTCCCCAATCAATGCACTGAGGCAAGCTTATTGAATTTCACTCCATTTCCCCTTCCTTTCGAGAAAGCGCATCTGCTTCTGCATTGGATTTTCCTGGTTTGTatacaattttaaaattgtaaCCCAGTAGCTTTGCTACCCACTTCTGCTGGGTTGGAGTACAAATATGTTGCTCTAGAAGATTGCTTTAAGCTACTCTTATCAGTATAGACAATGAATTTCCTCCCTAACAGTTAGGGTCTCCAGTGCTACACTGCTAAAACCAGAGCCATCAACTCCATGTCATATGTTGACTTCTTTGGGGCAATGCTCTGCTGAAAAAGGCAAAGGCAATCTGGCGTTTATCTTTCACAACATTCCATTCGAGTCCTTGGACACAGTGATCTGGCAGGTTGGACCAAAAATGATAGAGTTAGGAGCTTTTGTAAAGTTAAAACAACAATGGAGAGAAAAATTACTACTGCTTTTACTGGTAGAACTGAAGCATACAGCAACCAAATCCTCTCTTCCAttacaagaaaagaaaaacaagaatCAAATCAATCTAGCTCAAGCTAGCCCAGCTACTGCTGAGTGCTGACTATAAAATAACCCAAAAACATAAACCCTACACCCCAAAAACTCTTATTTAAACTGGTAGCCATGATCATGCGCTGCATCAAGAGCCAAATGGACTCTCTTCCGCATTTCCCTCTAACTACCCAACCTCGTGTGGATTCTCTTCCAGCTGTCCCTTTTCTTGAATATTCTTCCTTTTGTAGTTCTTCCTATAACATACCTTTAGAAAATGAGGATTTTGGCCCATCATACCTGCCACATCAGCACTGCTTATATCAGACGTTATGTTTGACCTCCTTTCCATTAAGGGCCTCAACTGGAAACGATAGGTAGGTTTGCTTGCTacaagataattagtagcaatGTTGTACGTTCCTGGGAACATGTTTCTGAACCTTTCCATTTTCTTATAATGAATTCAGTTAGCTAAAGCAACTTGGATATATCTGGTCACTGGTTGAATTATTGATTATCAGAACAAACTACCTTTCATCCTGTGCCCCCGTTCTAATTGACTAAACAGTCTCGGCTAATCTTTGTTACTTTGTTTCATGATGTCCATCACAATTTCCTTTTTTTCATGTTTTGGTGTCAAATAAATTGTTTTCACTGGAAGTTTCTTAGTACTTACTGTCAGTGTTATGCTTGTATTTAGTGTATCAATAGTTGTCTTTGCCTCGCATTTTTAACGAATAATGGATTAATAACTTATTATAACGTAATGCAGTTAATACGGGTGgaaagcagagagaatttggagGAGTAGACAGTGGTGATGATCAGGCAGCACTGCTCAATCCTGGAAACAAACCATTGACACATGTCGTTCATGATGACTCCTTTAGGGAATTTGAATTTAGGCAGTATCTTTTTGCCTGCCAATCAAAGGTGTGGGAAACTGATAATCATTTAATAGGACAGTTAGTTCCAGAAGGCAATGTAGGTGTATTTTCTGTCAACTATTGGGATCTGCTTATGTAGGTTAATTATTGCTGCTTCCTTTTCAGGGGTTTATGAAATTGATTCCAAGCCATTTAGTGACTTTAACTGAAATTTGAATGTGTCAATAATCAATATGCATAAGTAGAATCTGTTcccaaaataaaaaaacactCAAGTGAATCCTGAATATCTGGCTGTATACATttattaaatgattaaatatttatgatcTATGTGTGTATGTTTGTATGTTTGTGGCTTTATGCTTGTATCTGTCCATACATATAAAGGAATTAGTGTTTTTTTCTGAATTCATGAGCACAATACTCAGAGACATGGAGGTATTCACACTCACAAGTAAAGCTAATTGTGGTACAAACTAATTCTTTATCTGCTTGTATAGTTACCTGTTTTAGCATTGTTTGCGGATTTGTACACAAAGACTTCATGGGCACAATACTCACAGACATGGAGGTGTTCACACACTCACAAATAAGCTAATTGTGGTACAAACTATTTCTGTATCTGCTTGTATATTTCCAGTTTTAGGCTTTTCAAAATTTGTAACATCCTCTAGTGTGCATTGAAGTAGATTTGAAATGCCAAAACTATTTGCTAGAGATGCCTTTGAGTAGTACAGTTAAACTGCTCTCGCACTAAACATGAGAGACTACTTATTATTAAATGTGTTAAGCTGCTGCTGTCTCTAAAAGTTCACATTAGTATTCATTGATTACCATTAGATTTTACTTTTCTCAGAGTACTGTTTGAGCCTGATGACATTTTATATTTGCATTGCAGCTTTTATTCAAGCTGAATCGACCCTTTGAGGTTGCATCAAGGGGTTATCAATTTGTAATCACCTTTTCTAAGGCCCTTATACTGCACGAGGTATTTGATGATGATTTCATGAAAGTCTTTTCATTGCTTACTAACATGGTATTGCTTCTGATCTATTTTCCTTCTACCTTTTCTCCTGTTATCATCTTCTCTTGAATTCTCTTAGAGTACATTGCCTTTTTGTCTGCGAGAAGTTTGGGTAATAAGTGCTTGCTTGGCTTTGATAAATGCTACTTCATCTCATTACAATGATGGAGTTGTGGCACCAGACATCGAAAAGGAGTTTTACCGTCTTCAGGGTGATCTCTATTCATTATGTCGAGTTAAGGTATTTCTTTTTCCTTGGAttgtttaataatttattctgttaaatttgggtcaggtctAACTCCCcccaaaaactagctcaagggggaggagtgcctatggccatacaaggggcacattaccccttttcaCAACCGACGTGGGATTCAGCATATTCTATTATGCAGCTATCTTCATGTGGACAACTGCTGATTAACAAAAATCcaaaaacaaaattattttcttgactCTATAAGAAACTACTATATCAGACACTTGCTACTAGGATTCTTCTTTCTCCATTATGTTGCCAGCTAGAGAAAGGGcttttaatgaaatgaaatTACAATTTTGGCAGTTCATGAGGCTTGCATATTTAATTGGATATGGAGCAGATATAGAAAGAAGTCCAGTCAACAGGTGAAAATCCAAACTTGAACTGCAAACTCACTTATGGCCTCTTGTTTAATTGGTCGCTTGGTCATTTATTTGgaaatttaaacttaaatatGTCAAATGGTATAATGACATTTGGTTGTGGGATATCTTACATTGTCTCTATGTTGTATTAATGACATTTGGTTATATGGGATATCTTACGTTGTCTCTATGTTGTATGTTCTCTTTCTCTTGTACAGTGCTTCACTCAGCATGCTTCCTTGGCCCAAACCTGCAGTTTGGCCTTCTCTTCCAGCAGACGCTTCTCCTCAGGTGCTTGCGAAAGAAAAGGTAAATTTTGATGTAGTTATTCAGATCTGGAGTTACAAAGGATAATGTGTCTGTATAATGAGGACCACATCATCAATATGCTTTCTTTTGTGGGCAATTCTTGTCGAGACCCAGTCCATGATGGACACAATACATAAACAAGTGGGTCCCATTTATTTTACATATGGGTCCCATCATTTGTTTGTGTCTTGTGTCCACTGTGACTGTGGACCGGGTCTAACCGTCTAAGTAAGTTTTTCCCTTCTTTTATATGATGAATTATCTAACTTCTGCTGGTTTTTCATGTGACAATCATGAAGTTTCTATACTATGGATGAATTTAAACTTAAGGGCCTTAAATGGCATGGCTTAGGTGATCCCTATTGGTGGCCAAACCAAATGGTCCGGACAATTAGGATGGGAATTTTATTTCTTCCTATtgaaagtaattttttctttaaatttctaGAAAAGTGTCATTAACCATTCTTATCTTTGTGTAGGTGATCCTTCAAGCTACTCCTAGAATTAAGCACTTTGGCATTCAAAGGAAATCATTGCCTCTTGAACCATCTATACTTCTGCGGGAGGCAAACAGGCGGAGGGCTTCCCTTTCTGCTGGGAACATGTTTGAAGTGTTTGATGGTCGCTCAAGCTTGATTGATGGGTAATGATTTCAAGGATAGAAGTCTATATTGAtatttgttattaaataaatatttgatgCAATAGTAACTGTTTTCCTTTATCTGGGTGtttcaaattttaatgtatttgatgtctATTGACAGATCAACTTCAGATGCTTCAAGGACATCTCCAGTACAAAAAGCAAAGACAATTTCCATGTCGCGGACAAACTCTTCACCTGGCAATTTTGATGGGGCAATGGATCGACCTATGAGACTTGCTGAGATTTATGTTGCTGCTGAGCATGCTCTTGAGCATACAATTTCTAATGCTGATCTATGGAAATCCTTGTCATCTTTAGAGGAATTTGAGGTATCAAAGTTAACTACATACAGACACACATCTTCCCTAGTTCCACATGCAagactttcttttttttgttgttgataTCAGCACTGTGGGATTTCTCATGTTCAAGTTTCATCCTTCATCCAATCAAATTATTTACACTTGTAAAAAAGTATAGAATAGCCTAACTAATAACGCATCCTTGACATCCTAACTCCTAtgtcccttttttttttgtggagGAGTGCAATTGCTCATCGGCTTTTTTCACATAGAACCCTAGAATTCTTTTTTCCATCTACCCAGAAACCAATTTTTGCTTTGCATTTGTGTTGTGAATTGCTCAAGCTGAACTAGAATCAATTAACATAAGATTTTTGGATACTAGATGATCCCAAAATGCTGAGGGAAAAATAATAGTAAGCAATTTTTGTACAAGATTTTCAAGCTGTAACATTCTTAGAATTTCCATTCATTTTAAGTAGAATACAACTTCATCAGGTGTAGAAAATTTGGATGCCACCTTAGAAAGAATCAAATGGCAATTGCCGTTCAAACCTAATTAAATGAAGGAAGAAAGGGGAAAAAACTCACTCGAACTAATCAACTGCAGTAGCAGCAAGATGGAAAGACTCAGCTTAATACAAACTGTTGAGGATTCTAATTTTTTGACCAAAATGTTTTCAGTGGAGCTCATAAGTGCTTTGGGCTTCCACAAGAATCTCTAACCTTGACATGGAAGCATCGGTCTCTGCAGGCCATGATTTTGAGAGGTTATCTACTTTTGATTAAAGTTGTTGTTCATTGATGTGTGGTGACCTGTTTATGTTATTAGTTGTGAATATCGATGTTAAGGGTTATAATGTTATATTGCAATCACACTTTTGTCCTAAAATTTTATAGGCTTCCAATCCAATGCCATCCCTCGGGAAATTTGCTTGATTATTTGGATTTTTTCAAGGCATTTGATATGTTCTGGATATTTGGAACTCCATCACAAAGTGGTTGTGTATGGTTAATTACTGGGTGAACTTGGTCTGTAAATTTTTTTCAATGGATTTCAGATTGTGAAATAACTTGTGTACATGAGAGAGGGCCTCTTTTTGGGTcatttttaatagaaatttaCCTGAGAAAAGGATGAAGAAGTTTAAGTACAGCTGACAGACTATAGTTTTGCTTTGCTAAAGTTGAATTTTTTTGCTGCTAATAATATCCCACCAGTGTCAACTGGCTTTCAGAATTTGAGTAGAAATGAAGAGTGGTACTTGTAGTGCATGAGGGATTAAATTCATGAAgaatttaagttatttttagGTAGCAACTCCTTGTACTTCTATGATTAAAGTGGATGTGCTCCTTAAACTTGACTTTTTTTCTAGGAGATTGAAGTGTTAAACTAAGCTCTTCACATCACAGCTTTCACATCACTGTTTGAAGTTATTCTTTGTGGTTGAATCTATTACTTCTCTGTTATGTATTACTTACCTTTGTAGAGTTTATTTTTCTTGTCATCATCGCAGCAAAAATATCTTGAGCTGACCAAAGGGGCTGCTGATAATTACCATCGCTCCTGGTGGAAAAGGCACGGGGTGGTCCTTGATGGTGAAATAGCTGCAGTTTGCTTCAGGCATGGAAACTTTGATCTGGCTGCAAAGTCATATGAGAAAGTTTGTGCGCTATATAATGGTGAAGGATGGCAGGAGTTACTGGCTGATGTCCTGCCAAATCTAGCCGAGTGTCAGAAGATGCTGAATGATCAAGCTGGCTACTTATCATCCTGTGTGAGACTGCTGTCTCTAGACAAAGTTTTATTCTCAACCAAGGAGCGTCAAGCATTTCAGGCGGAGCTTGTTCGTCTTGCGCACAGTGAGATGAAGGATCCTGTGCCTTTAGATGTCTCATCGCTAATTACATTTTCTGGAAACCTTGGACCTCCTTTGGAGTTATGTGATGGGGATCCTGGTACTCTCTCTGTAACTGTTTGGAGTGGCTTTCCTGATGATATAACTCTTGATTCTCTTAGCCTGACTTTGATGGCTACATTTAATGCTGATGAAGGTGCTAAGGTATGATTTTCCCAGAGTAAAACATTCTCATTTCTGTGGAATTTCAGTATTAGTATGTTGTTAGCTATACCATTTTCATAACTCATCATTTAAGAATTTTGTCTGATATTTTAGGCATTATGGAGCTCTACTGCCATTGTGCTAAAGCCTGGTAGGAACACAATTACCCTTGCTTTACCTCCACAGAAGCCTGGTTCCTATGTCTTGGGTGTTCTTACTGGTCGGATAGGGCAATTGAGGTTTAGATCACATAGTTTTTCCAAGGGTGGCCCAGCAGACAGTGATGATTTTATGAGTTATGAAAAGCCAACTAGGCCTATCTTGAAGGTAATGTTTCTCATATAATCCAGGAAACATCATAGGTAGAGCCTAGAGGGGTTTTTTTTTCTTGGTAATTGGTCCTGTGATGATTTATGCCAAGAGATATCCTTTTGCCAATGATTCTGACACTGCTGTTTCTTTTGTGTGGTATGCGAATTGAACAGTCACATTGTGATGCTGTAGATGACCAAGGACTAAACTGGTCATCCATTTTGGCTGGCATGTGTGCGTCATATTAATCCTCTAATAGCGCCTTTCTTTTCTTAGGTTTTCAAACCGAGACCTTTGGTTGATCTCACTGCAGCTGTTTCATCTGCTTTGCTAATAAATGAAACTCAGTGGGTTGGGATTATAGTGCGGCCCATTGACTACTCTCTCAAAGGCGCCGTCTTGCACATTGATACTGGTCCAGGGCTTAAGATTGAAGAATCACATGCCATTGAGATGGAGAGCTGTGCTAACATATCACAAAGTGCTCCTGGCATTTCAAACTTGAATGGCTCTCAAAAAAA
The genomic region above belongs to Manihot esculenta cultivar AM560-2 chromosome 3, M.esculenta_v8, whole genome shotgun sequence and contains:
- the LOC110610996 gene encoding trafficking protein particle complex II-specific subunit 130 homolog isoform X1 → MANYLAQFQTIKNSCDHIVIAVEDVSDLWPNIKDRFEEHLPFKRACLNNKTRNLVFVENLPAEFILTTDARLRSRFPQEQSLFWFREPYATVVLVTCEDLDEFKTILKPRLKLIVQNDEREWFIVFVCRAHPSNDNATKMAKKVYAKLEVDFNTKKRERCCKFDIHGANFWEDLESKIIECIKNTLDRRVQFYEDEIRKLSEQRFMPVWNFCNFFILKESLAFMFEMAYLHEDALREYDELELCYLETGTKVNTGGKQREFGGVDSGDDQAALLNPGNKPLTHVVHDDSFREFEFRQYLFACQSKLLFKLNRPFEVASRGYQFVITFSKALILHESTLPFCLREVWVISACLALINATSSHYNDGVVAPDIEKEFYRLQGDLYSLCRVKFMRLAYLIGYGADIERSPVNSASLSMLPWPKPAVWPSLPADASPQVLAKEKVILQATPRIKHFGIQRKSLPLEPSILLREANRRRASLSAGNMFEVFDGRSSLIDGSTSDASRTSPVQKAKTISMSRTNSSPGNFDGAMDRPMRLAEIYVAAEHALEHTISNADLWKSLSSLEEFEQKYLELTKGAADNYHRSWWKRHGVVLDGEIAAVCFRHGNFDLAAKSYEKVCALYNGEGWQELLADVLPNLAECQKMLNDQAGYLSSCVRLLSLDKVLFSTKERQAFQAELVRLAHSEMKDPVPLDVSSLITFSGNLGPPLELCDGDPGTLSVTVWSGFPDDITLDSLSLTLMATFNADEGAKALWSSTAIVLKPGRNTITLALPPQKPGSYVLGVLTGRIGQLRFRSHSFSKGGPADSDDFMSYEKPTRPILKVFKPRPLVDLTAAVSSALLINETQWVGIIVRPIDYSLKGAVLHIDTGPGLKIEESHAIEMESCANISQSAPGISNLNGSQKNCPLASSTEPEQLTLHDGRIEFSDWASDINSVIWIPVLAISDTLPKGSSSVNPQRQSIVDGMRTVALKLEFGASHNQIFERTIAVHFTDPFHVSTRVVDKCNDGTLLLQVILHSQVKASLTIYDAWLELQDGFVHTGQGNGRPTSSFFPLVISPTSKAGILFSICLGSTTGEDELEARKPETESILNIRYGISGERTIGAHPPVAVGSIRAEVARQDLIFKSALVLQRPVLDPCLAVGFLPLPSAGLRVGQLVTMKWRIERLKGFGGDETSENSGEVLYEVSANSENWMIAGRKRGHVSLSTEQGSRIVISILCVPLVAGYVRPPRLGLPNVNESNISSNPPGPHLVCVMPPVLSSSFCIPA